Proteins encoded together in one Aurantiacibacter aquimixticola window:
- the gcvPB gene encoding aminomethyl-transferring glycine dehydrogenase subunit GcvPB: MNKPINQSGWKPGTPVASLEEGDHPTVTGNKALMLEEPLIFEIGTTETCGVDLPETQTDLPSRLGSFVRTDGTGLPGLSEPETVRHYTRLSRQNYAIDLGLFPLGSCTMKHNPRLNEKVARMPGFADVHPFQPVSTVQGALGVMNELAHWLIDLTGMHGVAMSPKAGAHGELCGILCIRAALEARGDARKVVLVPESAHGTNPATAAFAGYAVEDIPADKDGRVDLEALKARLGPDVAGVMITNPNTCGLFERDMKAISDAVHDAGGLVYCDGANFNAIMGRVRPGDLGVDAMHINLHKTFSTPHGGGGPGSGPVVLSEALSPFAPLPYTARTKDGVVHLVEEENADAFSEKHFDGAMQSFGRMTAFHGQMGMFTRALTYILSHGADGLRQAAGDAVLNANYLLRRLEDVLHAPFADAGPCMHEALFGDEGFGERLSTLDLAKGLIDEGFHPMTMYFPLVVHGAMLVEPTETESKAALDQFVTAMRSLAERAKAGDETLTTAPHHAPRARLDEAQAARKPRLVWSEEAS; this comes from the coding sequence ATGAACAAGCCGATCAACCAGAGCGGGTGGAAGCCCGGCACGCCCGTTGCCTCGCTGGAAGAGGGCGATCACCCGACCGTCACAGGAAACAAGGCGCTGATGCTGGAAGAGCCGCTGATCTTCGAGATCGGCACGACCGAGACTTGCGGTGTCGACCTGCCCGAAACGCAGACCGACCTTCCCAGCCGCCTCGGCAGCTTCGTACGCACGGACGGCACCGGGCTGCCCGGCCTGTCCGAGCCGGAGACCGTGCGTCATTATACGCGCCTCAGCCGCCAGAACTACGCCATCGATCTGGGTCTCTTCCCGCTTGGCAGCTGCACGATGAAGCATAATCCGCGGCTGAACGAAAAGGTCGCGCGCATGCCCGGCTTTGCCGACGTGCATCCCTTCCAGCCGGTCTCCACCGTGCAGGGCGCTCTCGGCGTCATGAATGAGCTGGCGCATTGGCTGATCGATCTGACCGGCATGCATGGCGTCGCGATGAGCCCGAAGGCGGGCGCACATGGCGAGTTGTGCGGCATATTGTGCATCCGCGCCGCTCTCGAGGCACGCGGCGATGCGCGCAAGGTGGTGCTGGTGCCCGAAAGCGCGCACGGGACCAATCCCGCGACCGCGGCCTTTGCCGGCTATGCGGTGGAGGACATCCCTGCCGACAAGGACGGGCGCGTCGATCTGGAAGCGCTGAAGGCGCGGCTGGGGCCGGACGTTGCCGGCGTCATGATCACCAATCCCAACACATGCGGCCTGTTCGAACGCGACATGAAAGCGATCTCGGATGCAGTGCATGACGCGGGCGGGCTGGTCTATTGCGATGGGGCCAATTTCAACGCCATCATGGGCCGGGTGCGGCCGGGCGACCTCGGCGTCGATGCGATGCATATCAACCTGCACAAGACCTTCTCCACTCCGCATGGCGGCGGCGGACCCGGCTCCGGCCCGGTCGTCCTGTCCGAAGCGCTCAGCCCCTTCGCCCCGCTCCCCTACACGGCGCGCACCAAGGACGGCGTGGTGCATCTTGTTGAGGAGGAGAACGCCGATGCTTTCTCCGAAAAGCACTTCGACGGTGCCATGCAGAGCTTCGGGCGGATGACCGCCTTTCACGGGCAGATGGGCATGTTCACCCGCGCGCTCACATACATCCTCAGCCACGGCGCGGACGGGCTGCGGCAAGCGGCGGGCGATGCGGTGCTCAACGCCAATTACCTCCTGCGCCGACTGGAGGACGTGCTCCACGCCCCCTTCGCCGATGCCGGGCCCTGCATGCACGAAGCGCTGTTCGGCGACGAGGGCTTTGGCGAGAGGCTCTCCACGCTCGATCTTGCCAAGGGGCTGATCGACGAGGGCTTCCACCCGATGACCATGTACTTCCCGCTGGTGGTGCATGGTGCGATGCTGGTGGAGCCGACCGAGACGGAGAGCAAGGCCGCGCTCGACCAGTTCGTCACCGCCATGCGATCGCTGGCTGAGCGGGCCAAGGCAGGCGACGAGACGCTCACCACCGCCCCGCACCACGCGCCCCGTGCCCGGCTCGACGAGGCGCAGGCAGCGCGCAAGCCGCGGCTGGTCTGGAGCGAGGAGGCGAGCTGA
- the gcvPA gene encoding aminomethyl-transferring glycine dehydrogenase subunit GcvPA produces the protein MRYLPLTETDRSAMLDAIGAPDVDALFSDVPPGLYLDGPIEGLPHHATEMAVEKHMRRLSKRNLAAADAPFFLGAGAYKHHVPATVDHIIQRGEFLTAYTPYQPEIAQGTLQMLFEFQTQVARLYGCAVANASMYDGSTACWEAVAMASRVTRRKRVVLSGALHPHYAEVVRTMAKFTEDEIAGASPSLTATPDDDGLIARIDENTASVVVQYPDILGRIPDLRKIAEAAHAKGAKLIVVNTEPVALGALEAPGNLGADIVVGEGQGIGVGLQFGGPYLGLFAITDPKLVRQMPGRLCGETVDADGKRGFVLTLSTREQHIRREKATSNICTNSGLCALAFSVHMTLLGEAGLRALAAENHRLACIASDRLAKLPGVEVLNTHFFNEFTLMLPTDTRQLVRDLADKGILGGVSLGKLFPQEDALSGGLLVTVTETTTEEDIETLASALEEALS, from the coding sequence ATCGGCGCGCCGGACGTCGATGCCCTGTTCTCCGATGTGCCGCCGGGTCTGTATCTCGACGGGCCGATCGAAGGCCTGCCGCATCACGCGACGGAGATGGCGGTCGAAAAACACATGCGGCGGCTGTCCAAGCGCAATCTGGCCGCTGCGGATGCGCCCTTCTTCCTGGGTGCGGGGGCTTACAAGCATCACGTGCCCGCGACTGTCGATCACATCATTCAGCGCGGCGAATTCCTGACCGCCTACACGCCCTACCAGCCGGAAATCGCGCAGGGCACGCTGCAGATGCTGTTCGAGTTTCAGACGCAGGTCGCGCGCCTTTACGGCTGCGCGGTCGCCAATGCCTCCATGTATGACGGATCGACCGCATGCTGGGAAGCGGTGGCGATGGCAAGCCGTGTGACGCGCCGCAAGCGGGTCGTGCTGTCGGGCGCGCTGCACCCGCACTACGCCGAAGTCGTCCGCACGATGGCGAAGTTTACCGAGGACGAGATTGCCGGTGCCTCCCCCAGCCTCACCGCAACGCCCGACGATGACGGCCTGATCGCGCGGATCGACGAGAACACGGCGAGCGTCGTCGTCCAGTATCCAGATATTCTCGGCCGCATTCCGGACCTTCGCAAGATCGCCGAAGCAGCGCATGCCAAGGGTGCCAAGCTGATCGTGGTCAATACCGAACCGGTGGCGCTCGGCGCGCTGGAAGCTCCGGGCAATCTCGGCGCGGACATCGTCGTCGGCGAGGGGCAGGGCATCGGCGTCGGCCTGCAATTCGGCGGGCCGTATCTCGGCCTGTTCGCCATTACCGACCCAAAGCTTGTGCGCCAGATGCCGGGTCGGCTGTGTGGCGAGACCGTGGATGCCGACGGCAAGCGCGGCTTCGTTCTGACGCTTTCTACCCGCGAACAGCATATCCGGCGCGAGAAGGCGACCAGCAACATCTGCACTAATAGTGGGCTGTGCGCGCTGGCCTTCTCGGTCCACATGACGCTGCTTGGCGAAGCGGGCTTGCGCGCGCTCGCAGCGGAGAACCACCGCCTCGCCTGCATCGCTTCGGATCGCTTGGCGAAGCTGCCGGGCGTTGAGGTGCTGAACACGCACTTCTTCAACGAATTCACGCTGATGCTGCCGACCGATACGCGCCAGCTGGTTCGCGATCTGGCAGACAAGGGCATTCTCGGGGGAGTAAGCCTCGGCAAGCTGTTCCCGCAGGAAGATGCTCTGTCCGGCGGCTTGCTCGTGACCGTGACCGAGACGACTACCGAAGAAGATATCGAAACGCTGGCCTCTGCGCTCGAGGAGGCGCTGTCATGA